One genomic window of Solanum dulcamara chromosome 10, daSolDulc1.2, whole genome shotgun sequence includes the following:
- the LOC129871412 gene encoding zeatin O-glucosyltransferase-like — protein sequence MAEKITTKNTYDQNIGQEATRGGATVDEGWSVGQNGPQDVRGVIIGEGLSVDQNSLKDGKGGSIVDEGWSVDQNGMRDIRVRAKTNEGWSVSQNIVQDVGGEGGSIEHPLPKNQTILKFLTSPLRDNARVAAKDVKGEATTDVEGGHSSLENHTIAKFLTPPLRDDARVVVVMVPLPAQGHLNQLLHLSRLISMYNIQVYYIGITSHIQQAKIRAHGFDPLTITKIHFHEFHQTPFETPLPNPNASFKFPNQLLPSFYATSHLREPVCLLVRELLSANHRKVVVIYDSLMKCVVQDLPQLPNTECYCFNSTSAFMSYSYLWELKGKPLHPGTENYEDIPTIGDSFPPEFWEFLKTQEQVDWKINCGELYNSSRVIESLYLDLMAKEYDGMKQWAIGPFNPMEPQEKSKGSNKRHESLDWLDKQERDSVIFVSFGTTTSLCDEEIKVLAIGLEKSLQKFIWVLRDADKGDVFTSDVRKVQLLDGYEERIKERGIIVRDWAPQLEILAHSSTGGFMSHCGWNSCMESMSFGVPIAAWPMHSDQPRNSQLVTKYLKIGLIVRPWACRDEVVTSEVVENAVKTLMASSEGDEMRKRAANLSNAIKKSVTDGGMNRAEMDSFIAHITR from the coding sequence ATGGCTGAAAAAATTACCACAAAAAATACATATGACCAAAATATTGGGCAAGAAGCAACTAGGGGCGGAGCTACAGTCGACGAAGGGTGGTCAGTTGGTCAAAATGGTCCACAAGATGTCAGGGGAGTTATAATCGGTGAAGGATTGTCAGTTGACCAAAATAGTTTGAAAGATGGCAAGGGAGGATCTATAGTCGACGAAGGGTGGTCAGTTGACCAAAATGGCATGCGAGACATCAGGGTTAGAGCTAAAACCAATGAAGGGTGGTCGGTTAGCCAAAATATTGTGCAAGATGTCGGTGGCGAAGGAGGGTCAATTGAACACCCTTTGCCGAAAAATCAAACTATACTGAAATTCTTGACTTCGCCACTGCGAGACAACGCTCGGGTGGCTGCGAAAGACGTCAAGGGCGAGGCTACAACCGACGTCGAAGGAGGACACTCTTCACTAGAAAATCACACTATAGCAAAATTTCTGACTCCGCCACTGCGAGACGACGCCCGGGTGGTTGTGGTCATGGTGCCACTTCCAGCACAAGGCCATCTCAACCAACTCCTCCACCTCTCTAGGCTCATTTCCATGTACAATATCCAAGTATATTACATTGGAATCACATCTCACATTCAACAAGCAAAAATTAGAGCTCATGGCTTTGATCCACTCACCATAACAAAAATTCATTTCCATGAATTTCATCAAACACCTTTTGAAACTCCTCTGCCTAATCCTAATGCTTCTTTCAAATTTCCAAACCAGCTATTACCTTCATTTTACGCCACATCCCATCTCCGCGAGCCAGTTTGCTTGCTAGTACGCGAACTTCTAAGCGCGAATCATCGCAAAGTTGTTGTCATTTATGATAGTTTGATGAAATGTGTAGTTCAAGATTTGCCACAATTACCAAACACAGAGTGCTACTGTTTCAATAGTACTTCAGCTTTCATGTCATATTCATACTTGTGGGAACTCAAAGGAAAGCCTTTACATCCTGGAACTGAAAATTATGAGGATATTCCAACAATTGGAGATTCTTTTCCTCCAGAGTTTTGGGAATTTTTGAAGACACAAGAACAAGTTGATTGGAAGATCAATTGTGGTGAACTTTACAATTCATCAAGAGTGATTGAAAGTTTGTACCTTGATTTAATGGCCAAAGAATATGATGGCATGAAGCAATGGGCTATAGGTCCATTCAACCCCATGGAGCCACAAGAGAAGAGCAAAGGCTCCAACAAACGCCACGAGTCCCTTGATTGGCTTGACAAACAAGAGCGCGACTCAGTTATTTTCGTGTCATTTGGCACGACTACTTCATTGTGTGATGAAGAAATCAAAGTACTCGCGATTGGACTAGAGAAGAGTCTCCAAAAGTTCATTTGGGTGCTCAGAGATGCTGATAAAGGAGATGTGTTTACAAGTGATGTTAGAAAAGTACAATTGCTTGACGGATATGAAGAGAGAATAAAAGAAAGAGGGATTATAGTAAGAGATTGGGCACCACAATTGGAAATTTTAGCACATAGTTCAACAGGCGGTTTTATGAGTCATTGCGGATGGAATTCGTGTATGGAGAGTATGTCCTTTGGAGTTCCTATAGCAGCTTGGCCAATGCATTCAGATCAGCCAAGGAATTCTCAACTTGTAACAAAGTACTTGAAAATTGGACTAATTGTTAGGCCATGGGCGTGTCGTGATGAAGTTGTTACATCAGAGGTAGTTGAAAATGCTGTGAAAACATTGATGGCTTCATCAGAGGGAGATGAGATGAGGAAAAGAGCAGCAAATTTGAGCAATGCTATCAAAAAATCAGTGACGGATGGGGGCATGAACCGCGCTGAGATGGATTCTTTCATCGCCCACATTACTCGTTGA
- the LOC129870349 gene encoding zeatin O-xylosyltransferase-like: MTEVGNSDFSKSSITQAQSGDMKDMTEVRNSDFSTNMCSNIQQDEIAIVMVPFPAQGHLNQLLQLSCLISSLYDLHVYYVGSATHNRQARVRANALNPSDIAKIHFHDIPTPEFASPPPDYNALSKFPSQLQPSWDASMLLRESIASFLRDISSKSRRVVVVHDSLMSYNVQDVSSLHNAESYVFNCISVFTLYCLMSLSMGMSVQLEEELVKKLPSMEGTLTDKIKNLGASQSPYIDIRSGDIHNTSKVIEDEFLDLFAQVASKKEKKQWAIGPVLPTKLDGLSNKENICLEWLNKQPSRSVLYVSFGTTTSFSNREIKELAMGLEQSKQRFLWVLRDADRGDIFTGEAKRLELPEGFEERVKGVGLVVREWAPQPEILAHSSMGGFMSHCGWNSCIESITMGVPIAAWPMHSDQPKNGFLVTEMLKIGLIVREWEKREELVSASTIENVVRKLMASEEGDAIRKRAEELGEAVRQSTEKGGASRMELDSFIAHITR, encoded by the coding sequence ATGACAGAAGTAGGAAATTCTGATTTTTCTAAATCTTCCATAACACAAGCTCAATCAGGAGACATGAAGGATATGACAGAAGTACGAAATTCCGATTTTTCCACTAACATGTGTAGCAACATACAACAAGATGAAATAGCTATAGTCATGGTTCCATTTCCAGCACAAGGTCATCTCAATCAACTTCTTCAACTTTCCTGTTTAATCTCCTCATTATATGATCTTCATGTCTATTATGTTGGCTCAGCTACACATAATCGTCAAGCTCGGGTTCGAGCCAACGCCTTAAATCCATCAGACATAGCCAAAATCCATTTCCATGACATCCCAACTCCTGAATTTGCCTCACCACCACCTGACTATAATGCCTTGAGCAAATTCCCATCACAACTTCAGCCATCATGGGATGCTTCTATGCTTCTTCGCGAGTCCATTGCTTCCTTCTTACGCGATATTTCCTCAAAATCAAGACGAGTCGTTGTTGTTCATGATTCTTTAATGTCTTATAATGTTCAGGATGTTTCGTCCTTGCACAACGCGGAATCATATGTGTTTAATTGCATTTCAGTATTCACTTTGTACTGTTTGATGTCTTTATCTATGGGAATGTCTGTTCAACTTGAAGAGGAATTGGTTAAAAAGTTACCTTCCATGGAAGGAACTTTGACAGACAAAATCAAGAATCTTGGAGCTTCTCAGAGTCCATATATTGATATTAGATCAGGTGATATCCATAATACAAGCAAAGTAATCGAAGACGAGTTTCTTGATTTGTTTGCACAAGTAGCAAGTAAGAAGGAGAAGAAACAATGGGCAATTGGGCCAGTTTTGCCTACTAAACTCGATGGTCTCTCGAATAAGGAGAACATAtgtttggaatggcttaacaaACAACCATCAAGATCAGTTCTTTATGTATCTTTCGGAACAACAACTTCATTTTCCAATAGGGAAATCAAGGAACTTGCGATGGGATTAGAGCAGAGCAAACAGAGGTTTTTATGGGTGTTGAGAGATGCTGATAGAGGTGATATCTTTACCGGAGAAGCTAAAAGACTTGAGTTGCCGGAAGGATTTGAGGAAAGAGTAAAAGGGGTCGGGTTAGTGGTGAGAGAATGGGCGCCACAACCAGAAATCTTGGCTCATTCATCCATGGGGGGTTTCATGAGTCATTGTGGATGGAACTCTTGCATTGAGAGTATTACTATGGGAGTGCCAATAGCTGCTTGGCCTATGCATTCTGACCAACCAAAAAATGGTTTCTTGGTGACAGAAATGTTGAAAATAGGCCTGATTGTGAGGGAGTGGGAGAAACGCGAGGAGCTAGTGAGTGCATCCACCATTGAGAATGTCGTGAGGAAGTTGATGGCATCAGAAGAAGGTGATGCAATTAGGAAAAGAGCAGAAGAATTGGGAGAAGCAGTACGGCAGTCCACAGAGAAAGGGGGTGCTTCTCGAATGGAGTTGGATTCTTTCATCGCGCATATCACAAGATAG
- the LOC129870320 gene encoding zeatin O-xylosyltransferase-like gives MEDLTEVRNSDLSASMSSYWNSPNHELDNLKQNHEVVIVMVPFPAQGHLNQHLQLACLISSSYDLPVYYVGSATLNRQARLRANALNPSDIAKIHFHDIPIPEFASPPPVFNALSKFPLHHKPLWDASLLLREPIASFLRDISLKSRRVIVVHDPFMSHNVQDVSSLPNAESYIFNGVSVLYLYCFKCLFSGKSVQLAEELLKKLASLEGEMPDELKDFTVLQIPHMDIRSGDIHNTSKVIEGEFLDLLAQVESKQQWAIGPILPTKLHHISNRNNICLEWLNKQPPRSILYISFGTSTTFSNREVMELAIGLEQSKQKFIWVLREADRGDIFTGEARRFELPEGFEERVKEVGLVVREWAPQPEILAHSSTGGFMSHCGWNSCIESITMGVPIAAWPMHSDQPINGFLVTEILKIGLTVREWEKREELVSASTIENVVRKLMASEEGDAIRKRAEELGEAVRCSTEKGGSSRIELDSFVAHITR, from the coding sequence ATGGAGGATCTGACAGAAGTACGAAATTCCGATCTTTCTGCTTCCATGAGTAGCTATTGGAATTCACCAAACCATGAACTTGACAACTTGAAACAAAATCATGAAGTAGTTATAGTCATGGTTCCATTTCCAGCTCAAGGCCATCTCAATCAACATCTTCAACTTGCCTGTTTAATCTCCTCATCATATGATCTTCCAGTCTATTATGTTGGCTCTGCCACACTTAATCGTCAAGCTCGGCTTCGAGCCAATGCCTTAAATCCTTCAGATATAGCCAAAATACACTTTCATGACATTCCAATTCCTGAATTTGCTTCACCTCCACCTGTCTTTAATGCCTTGAGCAAATTCCCATTACATCATAAGCCATTATGGGATGCATCTTTGCTTCTTCGCGAGCCCATTGCTTCCTTTTTACGCGATATCTCCTTGAAATCAAGACGAGTCATTGTTGTTCATGATCCTTTTATGTCCCATAATGTTCAGGATGTTTCTTCCTTGCCCAATGCTGAATCTTATATATTTAATGGTGTTTCAGTTTTATATTTGTACTGTTTTAAATGTTTATTTAGTGGGAAATCTGTCCAACTTGCAGAAGAATTGCTTAAAAAGTTAGCCTCCCTTGAAGGAGAGATGCCTGATGAACTGAAGGACTTTACAGTTCTTCAGATTCCACATATGGATATTAGATCAGGTGATATCCATAATACAAGCAAAGTAATTGAAGGCGAGTTTCTTGATTTGCTTGCACAAGTAGAGAGTAAACAACAATGGGCAATTGGACCAATTCTGCCTACTAAACTCCATCATATCTCAAATAGGAACAATATATGTTTGGAGTGGCTGAACAAACAACCTCCGAGATCAATTCTTTATATATCATTTGGAACATCAACTACATTTTCCAATAGAGAAGTCATGGAGCTCGCGATAGGATTAGAACAAAGCAAACAGAAGTTCATATGGGTGTTGAGAGAAGCCGATAGAGGAGATATTTTTACCGGAGAAGCTAGAAGATTTGAGCTGCCAGAAGGGTTTGAGGAAAGGGTAAAAGAAGTAGGCCTAGTGGTAAGAGAATGGGCACCACAACCTGAAATCCTGGCCCATTCTTCCACAGGCGGGTTCATGAGTCATTGTGGCTGGAATTCTTGCATAGAGAGCATTACCATGGGTGTGCCTATAGCTGCTTGGCCTATGCACTCTGACCAACCGATAAACGGTTTCTTGGTGACGGAAATATTGAAAATAGGTCTGACTGTGAGAGAGTGGGAGAAACGCGAGGAGCTAGTAAGTGCATCCACTATTGAGAATGTCGTGAGGAAGTTGATGGCATCAGAAGAAGGTGATGCAATTAGGAAAAGAGCAGAAGAATTGGGAGAAGCCGTTAGATGTTCCACAGAGAAAGGGGGTTCTTCTCGAATAGAGTTGGATTCTTTTGTTGCGCATATCACAAGATAG
- the LOC129870422 gene encoding zeatin O-glucosyltransferase-like: MTKTQSEDMEDPTEVRNSDKSTSMCCYENLPNHEVVIVMVPFPAQGHLNQLLQLACLISSSYDLPVYYVGSATHNRQTRVRANALNPSDIAKIHFHDIPTPEFASPPPVFNASIKFPSHLLPLWDASMLLHKPIASFLRDISLKSRRVIVVHDPSMSYTVQDVSSLPNAESYIFNCISVFNLYCFKCLFRGMSIQLEEELLKKLPSLEGTMPDELRNFMALQGPYMASKSGDIHNTSKVIEGDFLELLAQIESKQQWAIGPILPTKFDSISNRNEICLEWLNKQPPRSVLYISFGTSTTFSNREVMELAIGLEQSKQKFIWVLREADRGDIFTGEARRFELPEGFEERVKEVGLVVREWAPQPEILAHSSTGGFMSHCGWNSCIESITMGVPIASWPMHSDQPRNGFLVTEILKIGLTVREWEKREELVSASTIEIVVRKLMASEEGDAIRKRAEELGEAIRCSTEKGGSSRIELDSFVAHITR; encoded by the coding sequence ATGACAAAAACTCAATCAGAAGACATGGAGGATCCGACAGAAGTAAGAAATTCCGATAAATCTACTTCCATGTGTTGCTATGAGAATTTACCAAACCATGAAGTAGTTATAGTCATGGTTCCATTTCCAGCTCAAGGCCATCTCAATCAACTTCTTCAACTTGCCTGTTTAATATCCTCATCATATGATCTTCCTGTCTATTATGTTGGCTCAGCCACACATAACCGACAAACTCGGGTTCGAGCCAACGCCTTAAATCCTTCAGATATAGCCAAAATCCACTTCCATGACATTCCAACTCCTGAATTTGCCTCACCTCCACCTGTCTTTAATGCCTCAATCAAATTCCCATCACATCTTCTGCCATTATGGGATGCATCTATGCTTCTGCACAAGCCCATTGCTTCCTTTTTACGCGATATCTCCTTGAAATCGAGACGAGTCATTGTTGTTCATGATCCTTCTATGTCATATACTGTTCAGGATGTTTCTTCCTTGCCCAATGCTGAATCCTATATATTTAATTGCATTTCAGTTTTCAATTTGTACTGTTTTAAATGCTTATTTAGAGGAATGTCTATccaacttgaagaagaattgctTAAAAAGCTACCGTCCCTTGAAGGAACAATGCCTGATGAACTCAGGAACTTTATGGCTCTTCAGGGTCCATATATGGCTTCTAAATCAGGTGATATCCATAATACAAGCAAAGTTATTGAAGGCGATTTTCTTGAATTGCTTGCACAAATAGAAAGTAAACAACAATGGGCAATTGGACCAATTCTGCCTACAAAATTCGATTCTATATCGAATAGGAATGAGATATGTTTGGAGTGGCTGAACAAACAACCTCCAAGATCAGTTCTTTATATATCATTTGGAACATCAACTACATTTTCCAATAGAGAAGTCATGGAGCTCGCGATAGGATTAGAACAAAGCAAACAGAAGTTCATATGGGTGTTGAGAGAAGCCGATAGAGGAGATATTTTTACCGGAGAAGCTAGAAGATTTGAGCTGCCAGAAGGGTTTGAGGAAAGGGTAAAAGAAGTAGGCTTAGTGGTAAGAGAATGGGCACCACAACCTGAAATCCTGGCCCATTCTTCCACAGGCGGGTTCATGAGTCATTGTGGCTGGAATTCTTGCATAGAGAGCATTACCATGGGTGTGCCTATAGCTTCTTGGCCTATGCACTCTGACCAACCGAGAAACGGTTTCTTGGTGACAGAAATATTGAAAATAGGCCTGACTGTGAGAGAGTGGGAGAAACGCGAGGAACTAGTAAGTGCATCCACTATTGAGATTGTCGTGAGGAAGTTGATGGCATCAGAAGAAGGTGATGCAATTAGGAAAAGAGCAGAAGAATTGGGAGAAGCCATTAGATGTTCCACAGAGAAAGGGGGTTCTTCTCGAATAGAGTTGGATTCTTTTGTCGCGCATATCACAAGATAG
- the LOC129871754 gene encoding zeatin O-xylosyltransferase-like yields the protein MKDMTEVRNSDFSTNMCSNIQQDEIAIVMVPFPAQGHLNQLLQLSCLISSSYDLHVYYVGSVTHNRQARVRANALNPSDIAKIHFHDIPTPEFASPPPDYNALSKFPSQLQPSWDASMLLRESIASFLRDISSKSRRVVVVHDSLMSYNVQDVSSLHNGESYVFNCISVFTLYCLMSLSMGMSVQLEEELVKKLPSMEGTLTDKIKNLGASQSPYIDIRSGDIHNTSKIIEDEFLDLFAQVASKKEKKQWAIGPVLPTKLDGLSNKENICLEWLNKQPSRSVLYVSFGTTTSFSNREIKELAMGLEQSKQRFLWVLRDADRGDIFTGEARRLELPEGFEERVKGVGLVVREWAPQPEILAHSSMGGFMSHCGWNSCIESITMGVPIAAWPMHSDQPKNGFLVTEMLKIGLIVREWEKREELVSASTIENVVRKLMASEEGDAIRKRAEELGEAVRQSTEKGGASRMELDSFIAHITR from the coding sequence ATGAAGGATATGACAGAAGTACGAAATTCCGATTTTTCCACTAACATGTGTAGCAACATACAACAAGATGAAATAGCTATAGTCATGGTTCCATTTCCAGCACAAGGTCATCTCAATCAACTTCTTCAACTTTCCTGTTTAATCTCCTCATCATATGATCTTCATGTCTATTATGTTGGCTCAGTTACACATAATCGTCAAGCTCGGGTTCGAGCCAACGCCTTAAATCCATCAGACATAGCCAAAATCCATTTCCATGACATCCCAACTCCTGAATTTGCCTCACCACCACCTGACTATAATGCCTTGAGTAAATTCCCATCACAACTTCAGCCATCATGGGATGCTTCTATGCTTCTTCGCGAGTCCATTGCTTCCTTCTTACGCGATATTTCCTCAAAATCAAGACGAGTAGTTGTTGTTCATGATTCTCTAATGTCTTATAATGTTCAGGATGTTTCGTCCTTGCACAATGGGGAATCATATGTGTTTAATTGCATTTCAGTATTCACTTTGTACTGTTTGATGTCTTTATCTATGGGAATGTCTGTTCAACTTGAAGAGGAATTGGTTAAAAAGTTACCTTCCATGGAAGGAACTTTGACAGACAAAATCAAGAATCTTGGAGCTTCTCAGAGTCCATATATTGATATTAGATCAGGTGATATCCATAATACAAGCAAAATAATCGAAGACGAGTTTCTTGATTTGTTTGCACAAGTAGCAAGTAAGAAGGAGAAGAAACAATGGGCAATTGGACCAGTTTTGCCTACTAAACTCGATGGTCTCTCGAATAAGGAGAACATATGTTTGGAGTGGCTTAACAAACAACCATCAAGATCAGTTCTTTATGTATCTTTCGGAACAACAACTTCATTTTCCAATAGGGAAATCAAGGAACTTGCGATGGGATTGGAGCAGAGCAAACAGAGGTTTTTATGGGTGTTGAGAGATGCTGATAGAGGTGATATCTTTACCGGAGAAGCTAGAAGACTTGAGTTGCCGGAAGGATTTGAGGAAAGGGTAAAAGGGGTCGGGTTAGTGGTGAGAGAATGGGCGCCACAACCAGAAATCTTGGCTCATTCATCCATGGGGGGTTTCATGAGTCATTGCGGATGGAACTCTTGCATTGAGAGTATTACTATGGGAGTGCCAATAGCTGCTTGGCCTATGCATTCTGACCAACCAAAAAATGGTTTCTTGGTGACAGAAATGTTGAAAATAGGCCTGATTGTGAGGGAGTGGGAGAAACGCGAGGAGCTAGTGAGTGCATCCACCATTGAGAATGTCGTGAGGAAGTTGATGGCATCAGAAGAAGGTGATGCAATTAGGAAAAGAGCAGAAGAATTGGGAGAAGCAGTACGGCAGTCCACAGAGAAAGGGGGTGCTTCTCGAATGGAGTTGGATTCTTTCATCGCGCATATCACAAGATAG
- the LOC129871753 gene encoding zeatin O-glucosyltransferase-like, whose amino-acid sequence MDNINKNVENMKNQEENEVAIVMVPFPAQSHLNQLLQLACIFSSSYDLPVYYVGSATHNHQARVRANALNPSDIAKIHFHDIPTPDFASPAPDPNALSKFPSQLLPSYNACTLLRDPIALLLRDISSKSRRVVVVHDVLMSYNVQDVCSLHNAESYIFNCVSVFFMYCSFICLPNGMPIPLDEHLLKKLPKLEADAPEEINKLVDFQLQYKDIRAGDLYNSNKVLEGTFLDLMGKFASTQNKKQWAIGPIMPTKLDHVSDKRNKCLDWLDNQPPRSVLYVSFGSSTTFSDKEVMELAMGLERSKQKFVWVLRDADRGDIFSGEARRFELPDGFEERVRGVGLVVREWAPQLEILAHSSTGGFMSHCGWNSCIESINMGVPVAAWAMHSEQPLNAFFLTEILKIGLLVRDWKKREELVTASAIENVVRKLMASEEGDEIRKRAEELGAAVRESTEKGGASQLELDSFIAHITR is encoded by the exons ATGGATAACATCAATAAGAATgttgaaaacatgaaaaatcaagaagaaaatgaagtAGCTATAGTCATGGTTCCATTTCCAGCACAAAGCCATCTGAATCAACTTCTTCAACTTGCCTGCATATTTTCCTCATCATATGATCTTCCTGTCTACTATGTTGGCTCAGCTACTCATAATCATCAAGCTCGTGTTCGAGCCAACGCGTTAAATCCATCAGACATAGCCAAAATCCACTTCCATGATATCCCAACACCTGATTTTGCCTCCCCTGCACCTGATCCTAATGCATTGAGCAAATTCCCATCTCAACTCTTACCATCTTATAATGCTTGCACGCTTCTTCGCGATCCTATTGCTTTGTTACTTCGTGACATCTCGTCTAAATCAAGACGAGTTGTTGTTGTTCATGATGTTTTAATGTCATATAATGTTCAGGATGTTTGTTCTTTGCATAATGCTGAGTCTTATATATTTAACTGTGTTTCTGTTTTCTTTATGTATTGTAGTTTTATATGCTTACCTAATGGAATGCCTATTCCACTTGACGAACATTTACTTAAAAAGTTACCTAAACTTGAAGCTGATGCACCAGAAGAGATCAACAAATTAGTAGATTTTCAACTTCAGTATAAAGATATTAGAGCTGGTGATTTATACAATTCAAACAAAGTACTTGAAG GTACTTTTCTTGATTTGATGGGAAAATTTGCAAGTACACAAAACAAGAAGCAATGGGCAATTGGGCCGATTATGCCCACTAAACTAGATCATGTATCAGATAAGAGAAACAAATGTTTGGATTGGCTTGATAACCAACCTCCAAGATCAGTTCTTTATGTGTCTTTTGGATCATCAACTACATTTTCTGATAAAGAAGTCATGGAGCTCGCGATGGGATTAGAGCGAAGCAAACAAAAGTTCGTATGGGTGTTGAGAGATGCTGATAGAGGTGATATCTTTAGTGGGGAAGCTAGAAGATTTGAGTTGCCAGACGGGTTTGAAGAAAGAGTAAGAGGGGTCGGGTTAGTGGTCAGAGAATGGGCGCCACAACTTGAAATCTTGGCTCATTCGTCCACAGGGGGTTTCATGAGTCATTGCGGATGGAATTCTTGCATAGAGAGCATTAATATGGGAGTGCCAGTAGCTGCTTGGGCTATGCATTCTGAACAACCACTTAATGCTTTCTTTCTGACGGAAATCTTGAAAATAGGCCTGCTCGTTAGGGATTGGAAGAAACGCGAAGAGCTTGTCACTGCATCCGCCATTGAGAATGTTGTGAGGAAGTTAATGGCATCAGAAGAAGGCGACGAAATCAGGAAAAGAGCAGAAGAATTGGGAGCAGCAGTAAGGGAGTCCACAGAGAAAGGAGGTGCTTCTCAATTGGAGTTAGATTCTTTCATTGCTCATATAACTAGATAG